The nucleotide window GATATAAAAAGCTAGTTCAACAGATATTTCACCATTTACATAACCTTGTAAACTTTTTGCATTTTTTACAAAATATAGAGTTACATTTGAAATAATTAAAGCACTAATAAAACTAAAAACGCCAAGTAAAAAGCTTTCAACCATTATTGAATAAACAATTTTTGATGTTTTTATTCCTAAAGCTCTTTTAATACCAAACTCAGCTTTTCTTTGATTTATTGTAATACTCATAAGACTTACAATTCCAAGAAGCCCCATAGAAAATGCGATAAATGAAATAACATTTGATGAGGTTTTTATGATTTTAAATTGATTATAGTTATCTACAAAATTTTGTGTTGATTTAACATCAATTTCATCCGATAAATTTTTAATTTCTTTTATAATATTTTCAATATTTGCATTTAAAGTTGTATTTATCAAAATCATTGAAGCAGATTTATTAAAAATCTCTCCTGCTTCATCTATATTTAAAACAACTCCACCATTTTCAAAACCAATTTCACTTTTAAAAACTCCAGAAATTTTAAAAGTTTTATTTGCTATTTGAATTTCATTTTTGTTTGATAATTGTTCAAATATTGATTTCCCAATAATTACTTCATTTTTTGATGGATTTGAGCCTGCAATTAAAGTGTAATTTTTAAATCTATTTTTTGTTACTCCATAAACTGCAACAATTGGAAGTTTTTCAACAGGACTAGCTCCCACAGTCATTGCAGAAGTATCTTTTATATCTTTTAAATTATTTATTTTTTCAACTAAATTGATATTCACATTTGAAAAAAATGTATCAGATATTTTTGCTTGAGTAACTATGATATCTCCATCGCTTTTTAGCATTGAAGAGTACATAGAAATTACTCCATTTGAAATAGAACTAATTAAAAAGATAGATACTATTGAAAAAATTAAACTTAAAATTATTAAAAAAGTTTTTAGTTTATTTGCAAATAATGCTTTAAATGCATATGAAATCAAGATTATCCTTTCTTATTTTTTGAAAGTTTAATCTTCGAATATGAACTTATAATGAATTAAATATGAATTTTTATTCATAATTTAGATAAAATACAAAAAAAATTAGGAAAAAATAATGAAAAAAGAGTTGATAAAAATAATAAAAAAAGCAGGAAAGATTTTAAAAAAAGGTTATTATTCAAATAAAGATGTAACTTTTAAAGCAAAAAAAGATTTAGTAACAAAATATGATGTTGCGGTTGAAAATTATTTAAAAGAAAAATTTACAAAAAAATTTAAAGAGTTTAATATAATTGCAGAAGAATCAGACAATACAAATATAGAATTTAATAATTCAATTATAATTGATCCAATTGATGGGACAACAAACTTTGTAAATGGAGTTCCTCATACTGCAATTTCAGTTGGAGTATATAAAGATAAAAAACCATATTTAGCAATCGTTTATAATCCAATTTTAGATGAATTATATGAAGCTAAAATTGGTAAAGGTGCATATTTAAATGGTAAACAATTAAAAGTAAGTGATGAAACAGAGTTACAAAAAGCACTTCTTGCTACAGGATTTCCATATACAAGTGGTTCAAATGAAGATGATTTAAATGATGTTGTAAAAAAAATAAAAGATATTTTACCTCTTTGCCAAGACTTAAGAAGACTAGGAAGTGCTTCAATTGATTTATGTTTAGTAGCACGTGGAACTTTTGAAGGTTATTATGAAATGAATTTAAAACCTTGGGATGTAAGTGCAGGAGTTTTAATTTTAAGTGAAGCTGGTGGAAAGATTACAAATATAAATGGTGAGGAATATAATCTATTTGAAGATAAATATATAGTTGCAACAAATGGAAAAATTCATGATGAATTAATAAAAAATTTGAATTTACTATAGATATAAAAGTGTTCTAAAAAGGGCTTATTTAGTGATAATTAAATATAATAAATATAATAAATATTGGAAAAAGGTTTTTTAAATGTGTGGAATTGTTGGATATATTGGTAAAAAAGATACAACTAAAATATTATTAGATGGTTTAAAAGAGTTAGAGTATAGAGGTTATGATAGTGCTGGAATTGCGGTACTTAAAGATAATAAAATTGATGTTTTTAAAGCTTTAGGAAAACTAATCAATCTTGAAGAAAAAGTAAATATTTCTGCAGCTCATGATTATCATCTAGGAATTGGACATACAAGATGGGCAACACATGGAAAACCAACAGAATTAAATGCACATCCACATTTAGGTGAATACTCTTATGTTGTTCATAATGGAATTATTGAAAACTATAAAGAGTTAAAAGATGAATTAATACAAAAAGGTCATAAATTTGTATCTCAAACTGATACAGAGGTTATAGTTCATCTTTTTGAAAATTATAATAATAAATTAAATGATTCAACTTTAGCTTTCAAAAATACAATCACAAGACTTGAAGGTGCCTTTTCAATTCTTTTAATTACAAAAGCAGAGCCTTCAAAAATATTTTTCTTCAAAAATGGAAGTCCGTTAATTGTAGCACGAGGAAATGAAGAAGAAGTTTTATTTGCATCATCTGATGCTCCTTTGATAGGTTTAGCTTCAGATGTTGTGTATTTAGAAGATGGAGTTGGTGGAATTGCTAGTGCTTCATATATAGAATTTTTTTCAGATAATTATAGCTGGTCAACGCTTCCAACTTCAAAACAATTTGCTCAAAAAGATGGATATAGATTTTTTATGGAAAAAGAGATTTATGAGCAAAGTAGTGTTGTAAGTGATTGTATGTTAGGAAGAATCAAAGATAATGAAATTTTATTTGATGAGATAAATTCTTCTATACTTGAGGGTATTAATGAAATAAAAATATGTGCTTGTGGAACTTCTTATCATGCAGGACTTACATCTTCTTATTTATTTGAAAGATTATCAAAAATAAAATGTAATATAGAAGTTGCAAGTGAATTTAGATATAAAGAACCACTTTTAACAAAAGATACATTATTTATTGTTATTTCTCAAAGTGGAGAAACTGCTGATACACTTGAAGCTTTAAAAATGGCAAAAAATGCAGGTTTAAAAACTTTGGTTATTTGTAATGTTGATAATTCATCAATGACAAGAGTTGCAGATTTTACAATTTTAACTCGTGCTGGAATAGAAAAAGGAGTTGCTTCAACTAAAGCATTTTCTACTCAAACAGTAGTTCTTTGGATGTTGTCTTTATATTTTGGAAAAATCAAAAATACAATATCTATTGAAACAATGCAAAAAGAGTTACATACATTAAGAGAAGTTCCAAAAGCACTTTGTATTAGTGATAGAATACATGAAAAAACAAAAAGATTATCAAAAAGATATTTACATGGACATGGTTTTTTCTTTATAGGAAGAGATGTATTTTATCCATTAGCACTTGAAGGTGCTTTAAAATTAAAAGAGATTTCTTATTTACATGCAGAAGGTTATCCTTCTGGTGAAATGAAACATGGACCAATAGCATTAGCTGACCCTGAATTATTTACAATAGCATTAATGCCTCAAAATTTATTATATGACAAAATTAAATCAAATGTTGAAGAGTTAAGTGCACGTGATAGTACAATTTGTGCAATTTCACCACTAGATTTTGATTTAGCTGATGATTTTATAAAAATTAATAAACTTGAACATTATATGTTAGAATTTTTTGAAATGTTAGTTGTACTTCAACTTTTTTCAATGGAAATTTCAATAAGACTAGGAAATGATGTTGATATGCCAAGAAACTTGGCTAAATCTGTAACAGTAGAATAATGAAAAAATACCTATCATATATTCTTCTAGCACTTCTTTGCTATTTACTGTATGAAAATGCAGATTCTAAATTTATAGTTGCAGGTGTTGGAATATTTATAATAGGTATGCATTTTATGGAAGATGGGTTTAAGCTTTTTAGTGGAGGAATGCTAGAAAAGCTTATTTCTAAAAGTACAGATACTACTTATAAAGCTATAGGTTTAGGTGTAATTTCAACAGCAGTTCTTCAAAGTTCTTCTTTAATTGCAATAATCGTAATCTCTTTTTTATCTGCAAAACTTATTACTTTATCAGGTGCTATAGGAGTTGTTTTTGGCTCAAATGTTGGAACAACTGCAACAGCATGGATTGTTTCATATTTTGGAATGAAAATAAATATTGAAGCACTTGCGCTTCCTATGATTATTTTTGGTGTAATTTTTAGATTTTATAAAAATAAAACAGTTCAAGGAATTGGAAATATTCTTTTAGGTTTAGGTTTTGTTTTTCTTGGTATTGGATATATGAAAGATGGATTTGAAGATTTAAAACAAGGAATAGATTTATCTCAATTTGCTATTGAAGGTTATAAAGGAATATTTATTTATATCTTAGTTGGAATAGTTGCAACAATAATTATTCAATCAAGTAGTGCTACTTTAGCTTTAACTATCACTGCACTCGCGACAGGACAAATAATATATATAAATGCAATTGCAATTGCAATTGGTGCAAATATTGGAACAACAATTACAGCAGTTATGGGTGCAATGGTTTCAAATTCAAATAGTAAAAGAATGGCTTTAGCTTTACTTATATTTAATACAGTAACTGCTGTTATTGTGACATCAATTTTATTTTATTTTGTAGATTTTATTGATTATTTATCAAAAAATATTGGAATTGATGAAAAAGATTATGCGATGAAATTATCTCTATTTCATACAGTATTTAATATTTCTGGATTATTTATATTTTCTTTTTTTATTCCAAAACTTGTAAATTTTTTGAAAAAACTTTTTGTAGAAGACAAAGAAGTTTATATTCAAAATACAAAATTTTTAGATATGCAAGTTGTTGCTGTACCATTTGCAGCATTAAAAGCTACACGAAAAGAGACTGTTCATTTATATGAAAATGCAAGTGAAGTTTTAAGTCATGCTATTATGCTTCATCGACATAGATATTTAGGAAAAACAGATATCTCTTCTATTGTAAAAGAATCAACAGATATTATTGAAGTTAATATCGAAGAGTTTTATCAAACAAGAATAAAATCTTTATATAGTGACATAATTGATTATTCAACATATTTTATAAACGATTTAGAAGGTTCGGAAAGAGCCTATTTATATGAATTAAGAAGTGCTTGTCGAGATATAGCAGAAGCTGTAAAAAATACAGAAGAACTACAAGAAAATATCTCCAAATATTTATTAAGTAATAATGATTATATAAAAGATGAATATAACTCATTAAGAGAAGCAATAGCAAAAACAATAAATACAATAAATGAGATAAAAAGTAGTAAAGATGAACTAGATGTTTTAGCAAAATCAGAGTTATTAAAAGAATATTTAAAAAGCTTAGATGTTATTGCAACTGGAAGAATAGATGTGTTGATTAGAGAAAAAAGAATTGATAAAAAAATGGCAACAACTTTACTAAATGATAGTTCTCATGCATATAATATTATAAATAAATTGATAAATGTGGCTAAAATATTATGGATAGAAGATCTTACTATTAAACAATTAGGAGAAGATTATGAAGCTGGAAAAAATTTATGAAAAAATCAAAGAATATTTGTTGCTAATTGAAGAGGATAAAGATTTAGAAGAAAAAGAAGTAAAAAAACTTCAAGAAAAAATAGAGAATAAAATATCTAAACTAAAAGAAAAAACTAAATTTTCTAAAAATATTGAAGAAGAGAATAAATTAAAAGAAGAGATTTCAATTCTTAAAAAATTTAAAAAACAATTGAAAGAAAAAAAGTAAATAACAGCAATTTTTAGTTAAGATAACAAACTTTTTGTCTTTATGGCAAATTGAATTCTTTAAATTTTTATTTTAAAATTTCTTAAACATATTATAGAAAACTAAAAAATGGAAAACAAAAGATGGAAAACAACTCAAGATTATTCTTGTGGAAAACAAAGGATGGAAAACAAAAATGAAAAAACAAACTCAATACTTATTTACAAGTGAAGTAGTAAGTCCTGGACACCCAGATAAATGTGCAGATATTATTGCAGACTCAATAGTTGATAGATTAATTATAGAAGATAAAGATAGTCGAGTAGCATCTGAAGTTTTTGTGGCAGGAAAACATGTTGTAATTGGTGGTGAAGTAAAATCAAAAGCAACATTATCAGATAAAGATTATGAAAAAATTGTAAAAGATGCCTTAGCAAAAATTGGATACGATGGAAAATCTGCATTTTCAAAAGAACAATGCTTACATCCAGATGATGTAAAAGTACAAGTTTTATTAAATCAACAAAGTCCAGATATCTCTCAAGGAGTTGATCAAACAACTGGAGAAATTGGAGCAGGTGACCAAGGAATTATGTTTGGCTTTGCTTCAAGTGAAACAGCTGATTATATGCCTGCAGCTATTACTTATGCAAGAATTTTATGTGATAAAGTTTATAATTATGCTTTACATCATAATCAAAAACTTGGAGTTGATATTAAAACACAAGTTACGGTTGATTATGGTACAAAAGCTAATTTTGAAAATTGTAAACCTCAAAAAATTCATACAATAGTTGTAAGTGCACCTTCTGTTGAAGGAATGCCAATTGAAGAAGTTAGAAGTTTAATTCAAGGTCTGATAGATGATGCTGGACTTCCAACAAATATGTATGATAAAAATTCAACAATTATTCATATTAATCCAACAGGAAGATATGTAAACCACTCTTCTTTACATGATAGTGGATTAACTGGAAGAAAATTAATTGTTGATTCATTTGGTGGATATGCACCAATTGGTGGTGGAGCTCAAAGTTCAAAAGATTATACAAAGGTTGATAGAAGTGGACTTTACGCTGCACGTTGGATAGCTAAACATATTGTTGCTTCTGGACTTGCAAAAAAAGCAATAGTTCAAATATCTTATGCTATTGGAGTTGCACGTCCTACTTCAGTTGCAGTTGATACAATGGGAACTTACACAAAATTTGATGATGATACATTATCTCAATTTGTAATGGATACTTTCCCATTGACACCAAGATGGATTACAGAAAAATTTGCATTAGATAAACCAAGTGAAAAAACTTTTCTTTATGCAGATGTTGCTGCAAGGGGACAAGTAGGTCAAAGTGATTATCCATGGGAAAAATTGGATGAATTAGATAGATTTGAGAATATTCAAAAATAATAAAGGATTATTATGGATTTAAGAAACTTATTTAGCAAAATATCTTTTGACAGTAAATCAAAAGAACAACCAACAAAAAAAGATGCACCAAGTCATTGGGTTAAATGTCCAGAATGTAATGCATTAATGTTTTTTAAAGAGGTAGAAAATCAAGATAATATTTGCCCAAAGTGTAATTTTCATATGAGAATTGGAGCAAAAAGAAGAATTGAAATTTTAACAGATAAAGATAGTTTTGTTGAATATGATGCAAATCTAAAGCCAAATGATCCTTTAAAATTTGTTGATAAAACATCTTATAAAAAAAGAGTAGAAGAGGCTTTTAAAAATACTGGAAGAACATCATCTGTTGTTAGTGGTGAGTGTACAATTAATTCTATTCCTGTACAACTTGTAGTTTTTGATTTTGCTTTTATGGGTGGAAGTTTAGGTTCAGTTGAAGGTGAAAAAATTGTACGTGCTGTTGATAGAGCAATAGAAAAGAAACAAGGTTTAATTATCATCTCTGCTTCAGGAGGTGCTAGAATGCAAGAGTCAACTTTTGCATTAATGCAAATGGCAAAAACTTCTGCTGCACTTAAAAAATTAGATCATGCAAAACTTCCATATATATCAGTTTTAACAGATCCAACAATGGGTGGAGTATCTGCTTCTTTTGCCTTTTTAGGAGATATTATTATGGCAGAACCAGGTGCTTTAATTGGATTTGCAGGACAAAGAGTTATTAAACAAACAATTGGAGCTGATTTACCTGCAGGTTTCCAAAGAGCTGAATTTTTACTTGAAAAAGGCTCTATTGATATGGTTGTAAATAGATCAAAAATGAAACAAACTTTAGCAGATTTATTAGGTATGTTTCAAAAAGAAAAAATTAGTTAATAAATGATTTCAAATTTAGAAAAGGCTTTAGGTTTTGAACTTAAAGCCTTTAATTACTTATATGTTTTATGTGATTATGAAACATTACTTAAAAAAAATATCACTTTAGATAAATTTATTGATTTATGTAAAAAAAAAGATGTTAAGTTAGTTCAATATAGAGATAAAATCTCATCTTTAGAAGAACAAAAAACAAATCTTTTATATTTAAAATCAAAATTAAATATTCCAATAATTATAAATGATAAAATTGAATTAATAAAATATGCAGATGGTTTACATCTAGGACAAGAAGATTTTCTAGCAATTCATAGAGATAAAAAAATTGCAATAAAATTAGTTAGAGCAAAAATAAAAGATAAATTACTAGGACTTTCAACCCATAATGAAATAGAAATTTTAGAGGCAAATGAACTTCCTTTGGATATGATTGGTCTTGGAGCATATAAAAATACAACAACAAAAGATGTTAGTACAATTTTAGGAGATAAGATTTCTTATTTAGCAAAAATATCTAAACATCCAGTTTGTGCTATTGGTGGAGTTCAAATAAATGATAAAATCCCAAATATTAGATTTAATGTAATAGGAAGTGGCTTTTATTATGAGTAAAATAAATATATATTCAATATTAAAACCATCAAAAGATGATTTTGATTCTATAATACAAGAATTTGTAAAAATGTCTTCAAAATACGCAAAAGTTGAAGTTCATTATATATTTAATAAAAACATAGCAAAAGCCCAAACAATAGGTGAAAAAGAGGCACAACTTTCATATTCTGAAACTTATGAACCTTTATTAAAAGGGTTTAATATAGCACTTGACGTTTTAGGTAAAAAAGTTGATACATATGCTTTTTCTAATCTTATTGAAAATAAAAATGAAGTTAATTTTTTTATTGGTGGAGCATATGGATTTCAAAGGGAATTTTTACAAAAATGTGATAAAGTAATTTCACTAAGTGATTTAACAATGGCTCATAAAGTTGCTAATGTTGTACTAACAGAGCAGATATTTAGAAGCTTAAGTATTCAAAATAATCATCCATATCATAAGTAATTTATAAACATTTTTGTATAATGAAAATAGTAAAAGAAAGTTTTTAAAAAGGAAAGAAGATGGGTCTTAAAAAATATATCATCTCTTCAATAATTTTTATTATTGCGGTATTTGGATATGCATATAGCTTAGAATTAGGTGAATATGAAATTTCACTACTTGGATATTCTTTGAATTTACCTGCATCAGTGTGGATAGTATTTCCAGTAGTTGTTTTAGCATTAGTTACTTACTTACATATTATTTTTTATGGGTTAATTAACTATTTTAAACAAAAAGCAGTAATTAAAGATCATGAAACTATGATAGAGTTTATTAAATCAGGATTACTTGAAAAAACTAATGTTTTAAAGTTTAGAACAAAAGATTTTAAAAATTTATCTTCAATTTTATCACAATTGAAAATTGTAGTAACAGATGAAAGATTCACTTCTTCAAATGAAGAGTTAAACAAAATAGTTGGAAATATTCAAGATATAAATGACGGGAAATTTGTGAGTGAAAAATCTTTTAAAATAAATGAAACATCAAAATTAGCAAATTTAAATATGTTAAATAAAGTTAATGAGCAAATTGATTTTGCAGTGGATGTACTAAAAAAACCAGAAAATTATTCTTCAAATATCATTAGACAAGCTTTTGAAAATGTACTAGAAGAAAAAACTATGACAACAATTAAAAAACTTTATAAAAATATTAAACTTGATAAAGAGTTAGCATTTAAACTTTTTGAAAAAGATGCAGCAAATAATGAATTTGGATTTACTGCTGAAGAGATTTTAGCAATAGTTAAAGATTTAGATTTTAATAAAGATGATTATCTTGCTTTAGCAAAAAATTATGAAAAAATATTAAAACCTGATCAAATAATTTCAATTTTTGAAAAACTTTCAACTGAAGTTGAAGAGGCAACAACGGCATATTTACATGTATTATGTGAATACGAAATGATTGATAGAGTAAAAGAGATAGTATCTTTAACTCCTGATACAGAATATACAGCATTTAAAGCTCTTTTAGATTTAAAAGAATCTGGAAAATACTATAATTTAGAAACGATATCTTACAAATAATGAATAATAAAATTGATTTTAGCAGACCGCTAATGGTATTGGCACCATTAGCAGGTTATACAGATTTACCTTTTAGGTCAGTTGTAAAAAAATTTGGTGCAGATTTAACAATATCAGAAATGATTTCATCAAATGCTTTAGTTTATAAAAGTGCAAGAACACTTAAAATGATAGAAAAATCTCCTACAGAAGATCCTTATTTTGTTCAAATTGCTGGTAATAGTGTTGAATTAGTTCGTGATGCAGTTCAAATATTGAATGATGTTGAAGGAATTGATGGAATTGATTTAAATTGTGGATGTCCTGCTCCAAAAGTTTTTAATCATGGTTCAGGTTCAAATCTTTTAGGTGATTTAAAAAAACTTGAAGAGATTTTATCTACAGTAAAAAAATATTCTAAAAAACAATATACAAGTGCAAAAGTAAGACTTGGTGTAAATGAAAAAATTCCAGTTGATATAGGAAAAGCAGTTGAAGCTTGTGGAGTTGATTTTGTATCAGTTCATGGAAGAACCAGAGCTGGAAAATATAAAGCACCAGTTGATTATGATGCAATTAAACAAATGAAAGAAGCTATTTCAATACCTGTTATTGCAAATGGTGATATTAAAGATTATGATAAAGCAAAAGAAGTTTTAGCATATACTAATGCAAATGGTGTAATGATAGGTCGAGGTGCAATTGGAAAACCATGGGTATTTTATCAATTAAAACATGGAATAGAAGATATTTCAAATGAAAAGAAAAAAGAGATAATTTTAGAACATTATGATGCAATGCTAAAATTTCATGGACCTCACGGTGCTATTATGTTTCGAAAATTATTACACTCATATTCAAAAGGTTATACAGGAGCCAATGAATTTAGAGATATTGTGAATAAAATCTCAGATGTAGATGTTATGAGAGATTTAATCGAAAACTTTTTTTAAACTTTTTTAATTAGATTCAAAAGTTATTTAGATAGAATATTGCACTTTTTATAAGTAAAGAAATTATAAACAATTTTTTAATAAAGGAAATATTTGTCTAAATACTATTTTGAATTAGCTTTCAAACCAGATAATCATTATGAACTTTTTTTAGATTTATTAGAATCATTAACAGCAGATGCAATTGAAGAAAGTGAAGGTAGCTTAATTGTACGAAGTGAAGATGAACTTGAAGACTTGAAGTTTGGGATAGAAAAATTCTCAAAAGCTTTAAATATTAACTGTAATATTTCATATGAAAAAAAAGAGAATATAGATTGGATAAGAGAATATCAAAAATCAGTTAAATCTGTAGAAATTGGAAACTTTTTTATAAGACCATCATGGGAAGAAAAAAAAGAGAATAAAATTGATATTATTATAGATCCAGCTCTATCTTTTGGTTCAGGACACCATGAAACAACTTCTTCTTGTATTGAAGCAATTGATGAATTTGTAAAAGAAA belongs to Arcobacter defluvii and includes:
- a CDS encoding ABC transporter permease, whose translation is MISYAFKALFANKLKTFLIILSLIFSIVSIFLISSISNGVISMYSSMLKSDGDIIVTQAKISDTFFSNVNINLVEKINNLKDIKDTSAMTVGASPVEKLPIVAVYGVTKNRFKNYTLIAGSNPSKNEVIIGKSIFEQLSNKNEIQIANKTFKISGVFKSEIGFENGGVVLNIDEAGEIFNKSASMILINTTLNANIENIIKEIKNLSDEIDVKSTQNFVDNYNQFKIIKTSSNVISFIAFSMGLLGIVSLMSITINQRKAEFGIKRALGIKTSKIVYSIMVESFLLGVFSFISALIISNVTLYFVKNAKSLQGYVNGEISVELAFYIFVTSILMAIIGSIIPALNAAKTDPVELIQGNKI
- a CDS encoding Na/Pi cotransporter family protein, translating into MKKYLSYILLALLCYLLYENADSKFIVAGVGIFIIGMHFMEDGFKLFSGGMLEKLISKSTDTTYKAIGLGVISTAVLQSSSLIAIIVISFLSAKLITLSGAIGVVFGSNVGTTATAWIVSYFGMKINIEALALPMIIFGVIFRFYKNKTVQGIGNILLGLGFVFLGIGYMKDGFEDLKQGIDLSQFAIEGYKGIFIYILVGIVATIIIQSSSATLALTITALATGQIIYINAIAIAIGANIGTTITAVMGAMVSNSNSKRMALALLIFNTVTAVIVTSILFYFVDFIDYLSKNIGIDEKDYAMKLSLFHTVFNISGLFIFSFFIPKLVNFLKKLFVEDKEVYIQNTKFLDMQVVAVPFAALKATRKETVHLYENASEVLSHAIMLHRHRYLGKTDISSIVKESTDIIEVNIEEFYQTRIKSLYSDIIDYSTYFINDLEGSERAYLYELRSACRDIAEAVKNTEELQENISKYLLSNNDYIKDEYNSLREAIAKTINTINEIKSSKDELDVLAKSELLKEYLKSLDVIATGRIDVLIREKRIDKKMATTLLNDSSHAYNIINKLINVAKILWIEDLTIKQLGEDYEAGKNL
- the accD gene encoding acetyl-CoA carboxylase, carboxyltransferase subunit beta — translated: MDLRNLFSKISFDSKSKEQPTKKDAPSHWVKCPECNALMFFKEVENQDNICPKCNFHMRIGAKRRIEILTDKDSFVEYDANLKPNDPLKFVDKTSYKKRVEEAFKNTGRTSSVVSGECTINSIPVQLVVFDFAFMGGSLGSVEGEKIVRAVDRAIEKKQGLIIISASGGARMQESTFALMQMAKTSAALKKLDHAKLPYISVLTDPTMGGVSASFAFLGDIIMAEPGALIGFAGQRVIKQTIGADLPAGFQRAEFLLEKGSIDMVVNRSKMKQTLADLLGMFQKEKIS
- a CDS encoding inositol monophosphatase family protein, with protein sequence MKKELIKIIKKAGKILKKGYYSNKDVTFKAKKDLVTKYDVAVENYLKEKFTKKFKEFNIIAEESDNTNIEFNNSIIIDPIDGTTNFVNGVPHTAISVGVYKDKKPYLAIVYNPILDELYEAKIGKGAYLNGKQLKVSDETELQKALLATGFPYTSGSNEDDLNDVVKKIKDILPLCQDLRRLGSASIDLCLVARGTFEGYYEMNLKPWDVSAGVLILSEAGGKITNINGEEYNLFEDKYIVATNGKIHDELIKNLNLL
- the metK gene encoding methionine adenosyltransferase, which codes for MKKQTQYLFTSEVVSPGHPDKCADIIADSIVDRLIIEDKDSRVASEVFVAGKHVVIGGEVKSKATLSDKDYEKIVKDALAKIGYDGKSAFSKEQCLHPDDVKVQVLLNQQSPDISQGVDQTTGEIGAGDQGIMFGFASSETADYMPAAITYARILCDKVYNYALHHNQKLGVDIKTQVTVDYGTKANFENCKPQKIHTIVVSAPSVEGMPIEEVRSLIQGLIDDAGLPTNMYDKNSTIIHINPTGRYVNHSSLHDSGLTGRKLIVDSFGGYAPIGGGAQSSKDYTKVDRSGLYAARWIAKHIVASGLAKKAIVQISYAIGVARPTSVAVDTMGTYTKFDDDTLSQFVMDTFPLTPRWITEKFALDKPSEKTFLYADVAARGQVGQSDYPWEKLDELDRFENIQK
- a CDS encoding 50S ribosomal protein L11 methyltransferase, whose product is MSKYYFELAFKPDNHYELFLDLLESLTADAIEESEGSLIVRSEDELEDLKFGIEKFSKALNINCNISYEKKENIDWIREYQKSVKSVEIGNFFIRPSWEEKKENKIDIIIDPALSFGSGHHETTSSCIEAIDEFVKEKQTVLDVGTGSGILAIAAAKKNCIVDICDTDEVCINDTKSNFDLNNVSFNDAWIGSTNKTTKKYDVVIANIVADVLVMIASDLKKCLNNDGLLIISGILDKHINRVLSKFKDLEELKLIHKNEWVTVVFKNSKES
- the glmS gene encoding glutamine--fructose-6-phosphate transaminase (isomerizing), whose protein sequence is MCGIVGYIGKKDTTKILLDGLKELEYRGYDSAGIAVLKDNKIDVFKALGKLINLEEKVNISAAHDYHLGIGHTRWATHGKPTELNAHPHLGEYSYVVHNGIIENYKELKDELIQKGHKFVSQTDTEVIVHLFENYNNKLNDSTLAFKNTITRLEGAFSILLITKAEPSKIFFFKNGSPLIVARGNEEEVLFASSDAPLIGLASDVVYLEDGVGGIASASYIEFFSDNYSWSTLPTSKQFAQKDGYRFFMEKEIYEQSSVVSDCMLGRIKDNEILFDEINSSILEGINEIKICACGTSYHAGLTSSYLFERLSKIKCNIEVASEFRYKEPLLTKDTLFIVISQSGETADTLEALKMAKNAGLKTLVICNVDNSSMTRVADFTILTRAGIEKGVASTKAFSTQTVVLWMLSLYFGKIKNTISIETMQKELHTLREVPKALCISDRIHEKTKRLSKRYLHGHGFFFIGRDVFYPLALEGALKLKEISYLHAEGYPSGEMKHGPIALADPELFTIALMPQNLLYDKIKSNVEELSARDSTICAISPLDFDLADDFIKINKLEHYMLEFFEMLVVLQLFSMEISIRLGNDVDMPRNLAKSVTVE
- a CDS encoding tRNA dihydrouridine synthase yields the protein MVLAPLAGYTDLPFRSVVKKFGADLTISEMISSNALVYKSARTLKMIEKSPTEDPYFVQIAGNSVELVRDAVQILNDVEGIDGIDLNCGCPAPKVFNHGSGSNLLGDLKKLEEILSTVKKYSKKQYTSAKVRLGVNEKIPVDIGKAVEACGVDFVSVHGRTRAGKYKAPVDYDAIKQMKEAISIPVIANGDIKDYDKAKEVLAYTNANGVMIGRGAIGKPWVFYQLKHGIEDISNEKKKEIILEHYDAMLKFHGPHGAIMFRKLLHSYSKGYTGANEFRDIVNKISDVDVMRDLIENFF
- a CDS encoding thiamine phosphate synthase gives rise to the protein MISNLEKALGFELKAFNYLYVLCDYETLLKKNITLDKFIDLCKKKDVKLVQYRDKISSLEEQKTNLLYLKSKLNIPIIINDKIELIKYADGLHLGQEDFLAIHRDKKIAIKLVRAKIKDKLLGLSTHNEIEILEANELPLDMIGLGAYKNTTTKDVSTILGDKISYLAKISKHPVCAIGGVQINDKIPNIRFNVIGSGFYYE
- a CDS encoding 23S rRNA (pseudouridine(1915)-N(3))-methyltransferase RlmH yields the protein MSKINIYSILKPSKDDFDSIIQEFVKMSSKYAKVEVHYIFNKNIAKAQTIGEKEAQLSYSETYEPLLKGFNIALDVLGKKVDTYAFSNLIENKNEVNFFIGGAYGFQREFLQKCDKVISLSDLTMAHKVANVVLTEQIFRSLSIQNNHPYHK